Proteins encoded together in one Thermococcus barophilus MP window:
- a CDS encoding TldD/PmbA family protein: MFDVNELILKKAKEIGFGDVVVLSYETQRRQVRFANNEITVAKNWHYQKSAIFAEYEKRLVSTELTSLDEKTIEKTLKMLFKTAKAMEPKKDYYGIAEGPFEYKDIPETFDKKIVELDEPNEYVEIAINSALEEGAERVAGVLYTDYNKLYLTTSNNVEAFDEGTGIEISVRAFVDELSSGHGTNSVRVLKKFDPERAGRKAGEIAKLAVNPEEGEAGKYDVIFDPLAFANLLSYMSFMTSAFAVEAGFSFLVGKLGQKVASEDIVLKDVGNMPNAYGTRKFDDEGVPTQETTIIENGVLKTYLLNTSLARKYNTKTTANAGLTMPRAWNIYLEAGDYSKEELFSEIRRGIYITNVWYTRFQNYVAGDFSTIPRDGAFLIENGEIVKPIRNIRVSDNFQRILGSIAALGKELYHIHWWEVRTPVFTPYVLVKDVGITKATK; encoded by the coding sequence ATGTTTGATGTTAATGAGCTCATTTTAAAGAAGGCCAAAGAGATTGGCTTTGGAGACGTTGTTGTTCTATCATATGAGACACAGAGAAGACAGGTCAGATTTGCAAACAACGAGATAACGGTAGCAAAAAACTGGCACTATCAGAAATCTGCAATTTTCGCTGAATATGAAAAGAGGCTTGTCTCAACAGAGCTCACATCCCTTGATGAAAAAACAATCGAAAAGACATTAAAAATGCTCTTCAAGACGGCAAAGGCGATGGAGCCGAAGAAGGACTATTACGGCATAGCAGAAGGTCCATTTGAATATAAGGACATTCCAGAGACTTTTGACAAAAAGATTGTCGAACTTGATGAGCCGAATGAATACGTTGAGATTGCCATAAACTCAGCATTGGAAGAAGGTGCTGAGAGGGTTGCTGGAGTTCTCTATACGGATTACAATAAGCTCTACTTAACGACGAGCAACAATGTTGAGGCTTTTGACGAGGGGACGGGCATAGAAATCAGTGTTAGGGCTTTCGTTGATGAGCTATCAAGCGGACATGGAACGAACTCAGTTAGAGTTTTGAAAAAGTTCGACCCAGAAAGAGCTGGAAGAAAGGCTGGAGAGATAGCGAAGCTTGCCGTTAATCCGGAAGAGGGGGAGGCTGGCAAGTACGACGTCATTTTTGACCCCTTAGCCTTTGCAAATCTGCTTTCATACATGAGCTTCATGACATCAGCTTTTGCTGTTGAAGCAGGATTCAGCTTTTTAGTTGGCAAGCTTGGACAAAAGGTTGCGAGTGAGGACATCGTTTTGAAGGATGTAGGAAACATGCCAAACGCTTATGGAACGAGGAAGTTTGATGACGAGGGTGTTCCAACTCAAGAAACAACGATAATCGAAAACGGGGTTTTAAAGACCTATCTCCTCAACACAAGCCTTGCGAGAAAATACAACACTAAAACAACAGCTAACGCAGGTCTAACAATGCCAAGAGCTTGGAACATCTACCTTGAGGCTGGGGACTACTCAAAAGAAGAGCTCTTCAGCGAGATCAGGAGGGGAATTTACATAACAAACGTTTGGTACACTCGCTTCCAGAACTATGTTGCCGGTGATTTCTCGACGATTCCAAGGGATGGAGCGTTCTTAATTGAAAATGGTGAGATCGTTAAGCCGATAAGGAACATCCGCGTAAGCGACAACTTCCAGCGCATCTTGGGGAGCATAGCTGCCTTAGGAAAAGAACTCTACCATATCCACTGGTGGGAAGTTAGAACGCCGGTATTCACTCCTTATGTTCTGGTTAAAGATGTTGGCATAACGAAGGCTACAAAGTGA
- a CDS encoding ASCH domain-containing protein yields the protein MLIDNAYKERILRGKKVTTIRYGKYEAKPGSEVYIVITPSDTAIAKAKIKGITKKKVKELTNEDAKRDGFKDVRELLRVLNKIYGELYGDDEITIIEFEVIKQFKEGVPLKWLKGLNYRDPYEIAKLYVENNLKISPDVDLIVKKVHEEGLKAAVKRYGPKRVRGALLKAYHELYAKGII from the coding sequence ATGCTGATAGATAATGCATACAAAGAGCGCATTTTGAGGGGGAAGAAAGTTACAACGATTAGATATGGAAAATATGAAGCAAAACCTGGGAGTGAAGTTTACATAGTTATAACCCCAAGCGATACGGCAATAGCTAAAGCTAAGATAAAAGGTATCACAAAAAAGAAGGTCAAAGAGCTCACCAACGAGGATGCAAAGAGGGATGGTTTTAAAGACGTTAGAGAGCTTTTAAGGGTCTTAAACAAAATTTACGGAGAGCTTTACGGAGATGATGAAATCACGATCATCGAGTTCGAAGTTATAAAACAGTTCAAAGAGGGAGTACCCCTAAAATGGCTCAAGGGCTTGAATTACAGAGACCCCTATGAGATAGCCAAGCTTTATGTCGAAAACAACCTGAAAATTTCTCCAGATGTTGATTTGATTGTGAAAAAAGTCCATGAGGAAGGATTAAAAGCTGCAGTGAAGAGATATGGGCCAAAGAGGGTTAGGGGCGCATTGCTGAAAGCTTATCATGAGCTTTATGCTAAAGGGATAATTTAA
- a CDS encoding TIGR02253 family HAD-type hydrolase, protein MIKVVFFDLDDTIADTTRLAEMARKNAIENMIRHGMPVDFDTAYNELLELINEYGSNFPRHFDYLLRRLDLRYNPKWVAAGVIAYHNTKFAYLREVRHVRKTLLKLREMGLRLGIITDGDPIKQWEKILRLDLDDFFEHVVISDFEGVKKPHPKIFQKALRIFGVKAQEAVMVGDRLYSDIYGAKSVGMHTVWFRYGKYANREEEYREYADHEITDLLDVLKIIEVLNSGKDDSNKKVHADR, encoded by the coding sequence ATGATTAAGGTTGTATTCTTTGATTTAGATGATACGATAGCTGATACTACAAGACTTGCTGAAATGGCAAGGAAAAATGCAATAGAAAACATGATCCGACATGGCATGCCAGTTGATTTTGATACTGCGTATAATGAGCTTTTAGAACTCATTAATGAGTATGGAAGCAACTTCCCAAGGCACTTTGACTACCTTCTCAGACGTTTAGACTTGAGGTACAATCCAAAGTGGGTTGCTGCTGGGGTAATTGCTTACCACAACACAAAATTTGCTTATCTAAGAGAGGTGAGACATGTAAGGAAAACTCTCCTTAAGCTTCGGGAAATGGGTTTGAGGCTCGGCATAATAACAGACGGAGACCCAATAAAGCAGTGGGAAAAAATTCTGCGCTTGGATTTAGACGATTTCTTTGAGCATGTTGTTATATCCGACTTTGAAGGAGTTAAGAAGCCGCATCCAAAGATTTTCCAGAAAGCACTTAGAATATTTGGGGTTAAAGCTCAAGAAGCTGTAATGGTTGGAGACAGGCTTTATTCAGACATCTATGGAGCAAAAAGCGTGGGCATGCATACAGTCTGGTTCCGCTATGGAAAGTATGCAAACAGAGAAGAGGAATACAGAGAATACGCAGACCATGAAATCACCGATCTGCTTGATGTTCTGAAAATAATAGAGGTGCTGAACAGTGGCAAAGACGATTCAAATAAGAAAGTTCATGCTGATAGATAA
- a CDS encoding DUF3783 domain-containing protein, producing MIFLIGFDKNEVKKIREMLSELKVYEIPQYCRDWSVQSIVEKAEELEGSCDWHLKKFILMHDLKNPQIREVLARIKSLNLGKIIFATTTPTSLTWKLEDLLEELIREDEYFQELKRKEAQQKRLYLDIGKG from the coding sequence ATGATATTTTTGATTGGATTTGACAAGAATGAAGTTAAGAAAATCAGAGAAATGCTTAGTGAGCTGAAAGTCTATGAAATTCCCCAGTACTGCAGGGACTGGAGTGTGCAGAGCATAGTGGAGAAAGCGGAAGAGCTTGAAGGCTCGTGTGACTGGCATCTTAAAAAGTTCATTTTAATGCACGATCTTAAAAATCCCCAAATTAGAGAAGTTTTAGCCAGAATAAAGTCCTTAAACCTCGGAAAGATAATCTTTGCAACCACGACGCCAACTTCACTCACATGGAAGCTTGAAGATCTGCTTGAAGAGCTTATTCGTGAAGACGAATACTTCCAAGAATTGAAGAGAAAAGAAGCACAGCAAAAGAGACTGTATCTGGACATTGGGAAAGGTTAA
- the cobB gene encoding NAD-dependent protein deacetylase, whose protein sequence is MIEEAAKIIARSRFLIAFTGAGISAESGIPTFRGRNGLWKRHRPEELATPEAFARNPKLVWEFYRWRMKIISKAKPNKAHLVLAELERMGILKAVITQNVDDLHREAGNKNIIELHGNIFRVKCIRCDYRENLKESGRLEKFLEDEDLPKCPKCGSLLRPDVVWFGEALPESALSKAFSLARRADVCLVVGTSGQVFPAAYIPYIVKDNGGYVIEINPSQSGITPIADIFIRGKAGEVMDELLKKVEELRG, encoded by the coding sequence ATGATAGAGGAGGCTGCAAAAATAATTGCACGTTCAAGGTTTTTAATAGCTTTCACTGGGGCGGGAATAAGTGCTGAGAGCGGAATCCCTACGTTTAGAGGGAGGAACGGACTGTGGAAACGGCACCGCCCGGAAGAACTCGCCACACCTGAAGCTTTTGCCAGAAATCCAAAGCTTGTGTGGGAGTTTTACAGATGGAGGATGAAGATTATATCAAAAGCTAAACCAAACAAAGCCCACTTAGTTCTGGCTGAACTTGAGAGAATGGGGATTCTCAAAGCCGTGATAACCCAGAATGTTGATGATCTGCACAGAGAAGCTGGGAACAAAAACATCATCGAGTTGCATGGTAACATCTTTAGGGTCAAGTGCATACGTTGTGATTACAGAGAGAATCTCAAAGAAAGCGGAAGACTTGAAAAGTTCCTTGAAGATGAAGATTTACCCAAATGTCCAAAGTGCGGCTCTCTTTTAAGACCAGATGTCGTTTGGTTCGGAGAGGCTTTGCCTGAGAGTGCTTTGAGTAAAGCATTCAGCTTAGCGAGGAGAGCCGATGTGTGTTTAGTTGTAGGCACGAGCGGACAGGTATTTCCAGCGGCATACATACCCTATATAGTCAAAGATAATGGCGGTTATGTGATTGAAATAAATCCAAGCCAAAGCGGAATTACTCCGATAGCTGACATCTTCATAAGGGGAAAAGCTGGGGAGGTTATGGATGAGCTTTTGAAAAAAGTTGAGGAGCTGAGAGGATGA
- the glyA gene encoding serine hydroxymethyltransferase — protein MSYTEYKDKVLEFVEMHEKWRASTINLIASENVTSPSVTRAVASGFMHKYAEGWPRQRYYQGCKYVDEVELIGVDLFCKLFKSDFADLRPISGTNANQAAFFGLTQPGDNVIVLHTSHGGHISHMPFGAAGMRGLNVFTWPFDNESFNIDVDKAAQLIREKEPKLVVFGGSLFPFPHPVKELAPVAKEVGAYVMYDAAHVLGLIAGGEFQDPLREGADIITSSTHKTFPGPQGGVILYKNFGEDVAKLQWAIFPGVLSNHHLHHMAGKVITAAEMLEYGEAYAKQIVKNAKALAEALAEEGFNVIGEDQGYTKSHQVIVDVSDLHEAAGGWAAPLLEEAGIILNKNLLPWDPLEKVNTPSGLRIGVQEMTRVGMMEDDMKEIARFMRRVLIDKEDPKKVEKEVFEFRKQFQKVYYSFDYGLPMKE, from the coding sequence ATGAGCTATACAGAATATAAGGATAAGGTTCTGGAGTTTGTTGAGATGCACGAAAAGTGGAGGGCATCAACGATTAATTTGATTGCAAGCGAAAACGTAACTTCTCCAAGTGTCACAAGGGCTGTGGCGAGTGGTTTCATGCATAAATACGCCGAAGGCTGGCCGAGGCAGAGATATTATCAGGGATGTAAGTACGTTGATGAAGTTGAGCTCATTGGTGTTGACCTCTTCTGCAAGCTCTTCAAGAGTGATTTTGCAGATCTGAGACCGATTTCGGGTACAAACGCAAACCAAGCCGCATTCTTTGGCCTCACACAGCCTGGAGACAACGTTATAGTCCTTCACACTTCCCACGGTGGGCACATAAGCCACATGCCCTTTGGTGCAGCTGGTATGAGGGGTCTCAACGTTTTCACATGGCCATTTGATAATGAAAGCTTTAACATTGACGTTGACAAAGCAGCTCAGCTCATCAGAGAGAAGGAGCCAAAGCTTGTAGTCTTCGGCGGGTCACTGTTCCCGTTCCCACACCCAGTCAAAGAGCTCGCTCCAGTAGCTAAAGAGGTCGGGGCTTATGTTATGTACGATGCTGCCCACGTTCTCGGATTGATTGCTGGAGGAGAATTCCAGGACCCGCTTAGAGAAGGTGCTGATATAATAACCTCCTCAACCCACAAGACATTCCCAGGCCCACAGGGCGGCGTGATCCTCTACAAGAACTTTGGTGAGGATGTTGCAAAGCTCCAGTGGGCGATCTTCCCAGGTGTTCTCAGCAACCACCACCTCCACCACATGGCCGGAAAAGTCATCACAGCGGCGGAGATGCTTGAGTATGGTGAAGCTTACGCAAAGCAGATTGTAAAGAACGCAAAAGCTTTAGCTGAGGCTTTGGCCGAAGAAGGATTCAACGTCATCGGTGAAGACCAAGGCTACACCAAGAGCCACCAGGTTATAGTTGATGTTAGCGATCTTCACGAGGCAGCTGGCGGATGGGCGGCGCCGCTCTTAGAGGAAGCAGGGATAATCCTCAACAAGAACCTCTTACCGTGGGATCCGCTTGAAAAGGTCAACACGCCGAGTGGTCTCAGGATAGGTGTCCAGGAGATGACAAGAGTTGGAATGATGGAAGACGACATGAAGGAGATTGCAAGGTTCATGAGGCGTGTACTGATTGACAAAGAGGATCCAAAGAAGGTCGAGAAGGAAGTATTCGAGTTCAGAAAGCAGTTCCAGAAGGTCTACTACTCCTTCGACTATGGTTTGCCAATGAAGGAGTGA
- a CDS encoding immunoglobulin-like domain-containing protein produces MLGNPYVIYRLKNGNWEKVKLGIFFTLEGYEIMPGESWTQEIRLVYFDESTWNSYPLPPGRYKIIKEALGIGVEGKLTLEVEFEIRE; encoded by the coding sequence CTGTTAGGAAATCCATATGTGATTTATAGGCTTAAGAATGGAAATTGGGAAAAAGTGAAACTGGGGATATTCTTCACCTTAGAGGGTTATGAGATTATGCCAGGAGAATCTTGGACTCAGGAAATTAGGCTGGTGTATTTTGATGAGAGCACTTGGAACTCATATCCTTTACCTCCTGGAAGATATAAAATAATAAAGGAAGCACTCGGGATAGGAGTTGAAGGAAAACTAACCCTTGAGGTGGAGTTTGAGATTAGAGAATAG
- a CDS encoding transcription factor S, producing the protein MVKFCPKCGSIMLPDRKREVFVCRKCGYEEPLNPEAAKAYRLTQKVEHKVEDIPIIEQDLATLPKVKITCPKCGNDEAYWWELQTRAGDEPSTIFYRCTKCGYTWRSYE; encoded by the coding sequence ATGGTGAAGTTCTGCCCAAAGTGTGGAAGCATAATGCTCCCTGATAGAAAGAGAGAAGTCTTTGTTTGCAGGAAGTGCGGCTATGAAGAGCCTCTAAACCCAGAGGCTGCTAAGGCTTACCGTCTAACCCAGAAAGTTGAGCATAAGGTTGAAGATATACCGATTATTGAACAAGATCTTGCAACACTGCCGAAGGTGAAAATAACCTGTCCAAAGTGCGGAAATGACGAAGCCTACTGGTGGGAGCTGCAGACAAGGGCTGGGGATGAGCCCTCAACTATATTCTACAGATGCACAAAGTGTGGCTATACATGGAGGAGCTATGAGTGA
- a CDS encoding DNA polymerase sliding clamp: protein MPFEIVFDGAKDFATLIATASNLIDEAAFKVTEDGISMRAMDPSRVVLIDLNLPAGIFSKYEVDGEETIGVNMDHFKKILKRGKSKDILILKKGEENFLEVTLQGTATRTFRLPLIEVEELELELPELPFTAKAVVLGEVLKEAVKDASLVSDSLKFIARENEFIMKAEGETNEVEIKLTLEDEGLLDLEVQEETKSAYGISYLADMVKGIGKADEVIIQFGNDMPLQMDYPVRDEGKLTFLLAPRVEEE from the coding sequence ATGCCGTTTGAGATTGTTTTTGATGGGGCAAAGGATTTTGCAACTTTGATAGCAACAGCAAGCAATTTGATTGATGAAGCAGCCTTCAAGGTTACTGAAGATGGTATAAGCATGAGGGCAATGGATCCAAGCAGAGTCGTTCTTATTGACCTCAACCTGCCGGCTGGAATTTTCTCAAAATATGAGGTTGATGGAGAAGAAACAATCGGCGTTAATATGGACCACTTCAAGAAAATCCTCAAAAGAGGAAAGAGCAAGGACATTCTTATCCTTAAAAAAGGTGAGGAGAACTTCCTTGAGGTAACCCTTCAGGGAACAGCAACAAGGACATTCAGACTGCCGCTCATCGAGGTGGAAGAGCTTGAGCTTGAACTCCCAGAGCTGCCCTTCACAGCAAAAGCAGTTGTTCTGGGGGAGGTTCTCAAGGAAGCTGTTAAGGACGCTTCGCTCGTCAGCGACAGTCTGAAGTTCATCGCAAGAGAGAATGAATTCATAATGAAGGCTGAAGGAGAGACTAATGAGGTTGAGATAAAGCTCACACTTGAAGACGAAGGCTTGCTTGACCTTGAAGTTCAGGAGGAAACAAAGAGCGCCTATGGAATCAGCTATCTTGCTGATATGGTCAAGGGAATTGGTAAGGCAGATGAAGTCATCATTCAGTTTGGAAACGACATGCCCCTTCAGATGGACTATCCAGTAAGAGATGAAGGAAAGCTGACCTTCCTCCTTGCACCAAGAGTTGAAGAGGAGTGA
- a CDS encoding DNA replication complex subunit Gins51 — MDIVKLRELLERELSSNDLSPLDEEFYREFDSLVRALKLRAESSKERGETVEERLYLAELNIAEHLMKEIIKIRLHKIVDLAFEGRPQSLVSEEKKIFAILMAFINREPLPLSEDVEFKETLEEKSGIEVPVGKRAIWEAYLIKVDIPRVLDEKLREYGPFKAGDLVTLPKSIGKILVERDAAKLIDINP, encoded by the coding sequence TTGGACATAGTGAAACTCAGGGAGCTCCTTGAAAGAGAGCTTTCATCAAATGATCTCTCTCCCCTTGATGAGGAATTCTACAGGGAGTTTGATAGCTTAGTTCGGGCGTTAAAGCTCAGAGCAGAGAGTTCAAAGGAAAGGGGAGAAACCGTTGAAGAGAGGCTTTATCTGGCTGAACTTAATATTGCAGAGCATTTAATGAAGGAAATAATCAAAATAAGGCTTCACAAGATAGTAGATTTGGCTTTTGAGGGAAGACCTCAAAGTTTGGTAAGTGAAGAAAAGAAGATATTTGCAATTCTTATGGCGTTTATAAACCGCGAACCTCTGCCTCTCTCAGAGGATGTGGAATTTAAAGAAACCCTTGAAGAGAAGAGCGGGATTGAAGTACCTGTTGGCAAACGTGCTATCTGGGAAGCTTATCTAATCAAAGTCGATATCCCCAGAGTTCTTGATGAAAAGCTCAGGGAGTATGGACCATTCAAGGCTGGTGACCTTGTAACACTCCCAAAGAGCATTGGAAAAATCCTTGTGGAGAGAGACGCTGCGAAGCTTATAGACATAAACCCGTGA
- a CDS encoding molybdopterin-dependent oxidoreductase: MFSVCMRDCYDTCSIISEIRRGKLFVRGNPKHPITQGFLCPKGALLPKWFYGEERLRVPLIREGKRGAGKFREATWSEAISLVADKIKETIEKYGSESILVYNYAGDRGIVNFYFPMRLFHYLNASFLDYGICDRAGQEALKDVYGTAVGLDPEELKNQKLIVYWGINAFWTNLHGFMLAKKYGLEIWAVDVLKTETAKRSNKFFQIKPNTDVLFALGIARIIIENELYDVDFIRKNVYGFDEFKNYVKKIDLDFVSRETGVEKEQIEEFAFEYAEKRGVIHIGYGFQRSLAGGEAVRTISLLPALVGHEFGFIYDMKTIDKSYAEGAFLRTKPVKRIPQMKLAEYIEMGEIKFLYVYNSNPLASLPNQNRLRKALKESDIFVVVHDIFLTDTALFADVVLPANTFFERLDIADSYYHRYVALNEPVTRLYGKSNREVTVMLAKALGIDNPYLYETEEAIIRKILQQNDLSWEELRKKGFLKVPEKPRKYYTPSGKIEFYSQRAVKRGLSPFPQYTPLKRDYPLQLLSPTYRMTITSQYHNTYGIIDPYLYMNPKDAEERGIKNGDLVEVYNEYGRIKTAVKLTEDVPKGVVVLYKAFWISKLGWNVNVLTADSTVEKYGNASAYHSTWVDVRKI, from the coding sequence ATGTTTTCCGTGTGCATGAGAGATTGCTATGATACCTGCTCGATCATAAGTGAAATTAGGAGGGGTAAACTTTTTGTTAGGGGAAATCCCAAACATCCGATAACTCAAGGCTTTTTATGCCCCAAAGGAGCTTTGCTGCCAAAGTGGTTCTACGGTGAAGAGCGATTAAGAGTTCCTCTTATAAGAGAAGGCAAAAGAGGGGCAGGAAAATTCAGAGAAGCAACTTGGAGTGAAGCCATAAGCTTAGTTGCGGATAAGATTAAAGAAACAATAGAGAAATATGGAAGCGAAAGCATATTGGTTTACAACTATGCTGGTGATAGAGGCATTGTTAACTTCTACTTTCCAATGAGGCTCTTCCACTATTTGAATGCAAGCTTTTTGGACTACGGAATATGTGATAGGGCTGGACAGGAAGCTTTGAAAGATGTCTATGGAACAGCTGTGGGCTTAGACCCAGAAGAGCTGAAAAATCAAAAGCTAATTGTTTATTGGGGAATAAATGCTTTTTGGACGAATCTTCACGGTTTCATGCTTGCCAAAAAGTATGGCTTGGAGATTTGGGCAGTTGATGTTTTAAAGACGGAGACTGCAAAAAGAAGCAACAAATTCTTCCAAATAAAGCCCAACACAGATGTTCTCTTTGCTTTGGGAATTGCGAGAATCATAATCGAGAATGAGCTGTATGATGTGGACTTTATTAGAAAGAATGTTTATGGATTTGATGAATTCAAGAATTATGTAAAAAAGATTGACCTGGACTTTGTCAGCAGGGAAACTGGGGTTGAGAAAGAGCAGATTGAAGAGTTTGCTTTTGAATACGCAGAAAAAAGAGGGGTTATTCATATAGGCTACGGCTTCCAGCGTTCTTTGGCTGGGGGAGAAGCAGTTAGGACAATTTCTCTTTTGCCAGCTTTAGTTGGTCATGAGTTTGGCTTCATCTATGATATGAAAACCATTGACAAGAGTTATGCTGAAGGTGCTTTTCTGAGAACCAAGCCCGTAAAAAGGATTCCACAGATGAAGCTGGCGGAATATATTGAAATGGGGGAAATCAAGTTTCTCTACGTCTACAACTCAAACCCTTTGGCTTCTCTCCCAAATCAGAATCGCCTAAGGAAGGCATTAAAAGAGAGTGACATCTTTGTTGTTGTTCATGACATCTTTTTAACGGATACAGCTCTTTTTGCGGATGTTGTTCTGCCAGCAAACACATTTTTCGAGCGCTTGGATATAGCGGATTCCTACTATCACCGCTATGTCGCACTAAATGAGCCGGTTACAAGGCTTTATGGGAAGAGCAACAGGGAAGTGACTGTAATGCTGGCAAAAGCCCTTGGGATTGATAATCCCTATCTTTACGAAACTGAGGAGGCTATTATTAGAAAAATCCTTCAGCAAAATGATTTAAGCTGGGAAGAGCTTAGAAAGAAAGGATTTCTAAAAGTACCTGAAAAGCCAAGAAAATATTACACCCCAAGCGGAAAGATTGAGTTCTACTCTCAAAGAGCAGTTAAGAGAGGGCTTTCGCCATTCCCACAATACACGCCACTCAAAAGAGATTACCCTTTGCAGCTTCTCAGCCCAACATACAGAATGACAATAACAAGTCAGTACCATAACACCTATGGAATTATAGACCCCTACTTGTACATGAATCCTAAAGATGCCGAGGAGAGAGGAATTAAAAATGGTGACTTGGTGGAGGTTTACAACGAATATGGAAGAATAAAAACCGCAGTAAAATTAACTGAAGATGTTCCTAAAGGAGTTGTTGTCCTATACAAAGCCTTTTGGATCTCAAAGCTTGGATGGAACGTCAATGTACTCACTGCTGACAGCACTGTTGAAAAATATGGAAATGCATCGGCGTATCATTCAACTTGGGTAGATGTAAGGAAAATTTAA
- a CDS encoding peroxiredoxin, which translates to MKKQTRVIEMVVIGEKFPEVEVKTTHGVIKLPDYFAEKGKWFILFSHPADFTPVCTTEFYAMQKRLDEFKKLGVEPIGLSVDQVFSHIKWMEWIKENLGVEIEFPVIADDRGELADKLGMIPSGATITARAVFIVDDKGIIRAIVYYPAEVGRDWDEILRLVKALKISTEKGVALPHKWPNNELIGDKVIIPPASTIEEKKQREEAKAKGEIECYDWWFCYKKLD; encoded by the coding sequence ATGAAAAAACAAACAAGGGTGATTGAAATGGTTGTGATAGGGGAAAAGTTTCCGGAAGTTGAAGTTAAGACCACCCATGGGGTAATTAAACTTCCAGACTACTTTGCGGAAAAGGGCAAGTGGTTCATATTATTTAGCCACCCAGCCGACTTTACACCAGTGTGTACAACCGAATTCTACGCAATGCAGAAAAGACTTGATGAATTTAAAAAGCTTGGTGTTGAGCCCATTGGACTCAGCGTTGACCAAGTTTTCAGCCACATCAAGTGGATGGAGTGGATAAAGGAAAACCTTGGCGTTGAGATTGAGTTCCCGGTTATTGCAGATGACCGCGGTGAGCTCGCTGACAAGCTTGGCATGATACCAAGCGGTGCAACAATTACAGCAAGGGCAGTCTTCATCGTTGATGACAAGGGAATCATAAGGGCAATTGTCTACTATCCAGCCGAAGTTGGAAGGGACTGGGATGAGATACTCAGATTAGTTAAGGCACTCAAGATAAGCACAGAGAAAGGCGTAGCACTTCCACACAAGTGGCCAAACAACGAACTTATCGGCGATAAGGTAATCATCCCACCGGCATCAACAATTGAAGAAAAGAAGCAGAGAGAAGAAGCAAAGGCTAAGGGAGAAATCGAGTGTTACGACTGGTGGTTCTGCTACAAGAAGCTTGATTGA
- a CDS encoding ferritin-like domain-containing protein, translated as MKITDKEVFEIAVNSEIRTKEMYEKLASLVKSDLIKDELMFLANEEDKHRRIVEKIREKLGSEETEPKKIDIEIIDEFKVIAEKMGDAIQKQDTEITEVYEIAMQAELVSEKLYKELARYAATEKTKLLLEMLADMEKNHYNILKKQYEYITRYPEIYKEEFYDQLMKDINFNF; from the coding sequence ATGAAAATCACAGACAAGGAGGTTTTTGAGATAGCTGTTAACTCCGAAATAAGAACCAAGGAGATGTATGAAAAACTCGCTTCCTTAGTTAAAAGTGACCTCATAAAGGACGAACTCATGTTCTTAGCCAATGAAGAGGACAAGCATCGCAGAATAGTTGAAAAAATCAGAGAAAAATTAGGAAGTGAAGAAACAGAACCCAAAAAAATCGATATTGAAATTATAGACGAGTTTAAAGTCATTGCAGAAAAAATGGGCGATGCCATTCAAAAACAGGATACAGAGATCACTGAGGTTTACGAAATTGCTATGCAGGCTGAGCTTGTTAGTGAAAAACTCTACAAGGAGCTTGCCAGATATGCTGCCACCGAAAAAACCAAGCTTCTTCTTGAAATGCTTGCTGATATGGAGAAAAACCATTATAATATCCTCAAAAAACAGTACGAGTACATAACACGCTATCCGGAGATTTACAAGGAAGAATTCTACGACCAGCTTATGAAGGATATAAACTTCAATTTCTGA